A window from Ignavibacteriota bacterium encodes these proteins:
- a CDS encoding adenylate kinase, with the protein MKLYILGASGSGVTTLGQLLAIKLGIKYFDSDDYFWIKTEPPFTQRRDPNKRNKLIIKDLRQTENWILGGSIIHWGGNLFPRFDLIIFLYLPNKIRLERLKKREFERYGNIIFTDEKRLKQFSDFITWATDYDNNTGIANRTLKAHQIWLRKSESPILEIIGNKTLDEKLELILEKLIEEQIDNK; encoded by the coding sequence ATGAAACTATATATTTTGGGTGCATCAGGGAGTGGGGTAACAACGTTAGGACAATTATTAGCCATAAAATTAGGCATAAAATATTTTGATAGTGATGATTATTTTTGGATAAAAACAGAACCACCATTCACTCAAAGACGAGACCCAAATAAAAGAAATAAGCTTATTATAAAAGACTTAAGGCAAACTGAAAACTGGATATTGGGTGGTTCAATTATTCATTGGGGAGGAAATCTATTCCCAAGATTTGATTTAATAATTTTCCTATATCTTCCAAATAAGATAAGATTAGAAAGACTTAAAAAACGAGAATTTGAGAGATATGGTAACATCATTTTCACAGACGAAAAAAGATTAAAACAGTTTAGTGACTTTATTACTTGGGCGACAGATTATGACAACAATACTGGAATTGCAAATAGAACTTTAAAAGCGCATCAAATCTGGTTGAGGAAATCTGAAAGCCCGATTTTGGAAATTATTGGAAACAAAACGTTGGATGAAAAGCTGGAACTGATTTTAGAGAAACTTATAGAAGAACAAATTGATAATAAATAA
- a CDS encoding SDR family oxidoreductase, with protein sequence MENKIGKVALITGANKGIGKEIARQLGLLGYTVVLTARDQNAGSKAVEELVASGCDAHSVSLEVTSVSDIDNLAEYLEKNFGKLDILVNNAGIAIEWDGQPTNSEKIRRTLETNLIAPYAITEALVPLLSLSDDARVINHSSQLGSIDAAEKMWKYISGFMTVGYATSKAGLNMLTQIQSKTLEVKGIAVAAAHPGWVKTDLGTDAAPMEVEEGASTVVSLVTIARDQFPHGQLVHKGTRIPW encoded by the coding sequence ATGGAAAATAAAATTGGAAAAGTAGCTCTGATTACTGGAGCAAACAAAGGAATTGGCAAAGAAATAGCACGACAATTAGGTTTACTCGGATATACAGTTGTGCTCACAGCTCGTGACCAAAATGCAGGTTCAAAAGCGGTTGAAGAACTTGTTGCATCAGGTTGCGATGCTCATTCTGTGTCACTTGAAGTTACAAGTGTTTCCGATATTGACAATCTTGCGGAATATCTCGAAAAAAATTTCGGGAAACTGGATATTTTAGTAAATAACGCTGGAATTGCTATTGAATGGGACGGACAACCAACAAATTCGGAAAAGATTCGTCGTACACTAGAAACCAACCTTATCGCCCCTTATGCAATCACAGAAGCATTAGTGCCACTGCTTTCATTGAGTGACGATGCAAGGGTGATTAACCATTCTTCGCAATTAGGTTCAATTGATGCAGCAGAGAAAATGTGGAAGTATATTTCAGGTTTCATGACTGTGGGATATGCGACATCAAAGGCTGGTCTAAATATGCTAACTCAAATTCAATCAAAAACATTAGAAGTTAAGGGGATAGCAGTTGCAGCAGCGCATCCCGGGTGGGTAAAGACTGACTTAGGCACAGATGCTGCGCCTATGGAAGTTGAAGAAGGAGCAAGTACAGTTGTTAGTCTCGTAACAATTGCAAGAGACCAGTTTCCTCACGGTCAATTAGTACACAAAGGCACTAGAATACCTTGGTAA
- a CDS encoding beta-lactamase family protein, which produces MKNAIYTFLSLFLTLNTLYNQNDFSIKANEIGVLFIEGINNPSSESKKEIVSQVFSEKLITEKGIDAMVNLFNTLQSTYSPLDYHHSEINQFNKPSGIVYVMHIYAKKKGDVMWQDFQLYMDNTQTYKINSLAFIAEVAEPINLPNGTIEQDETIKWLNNYITKLQSDNDLSGSILIAKGNKVLFERYFGYSDLEKTLPIDKNSLFGIASGGKMFTALCIAKLVEENKINYNDKITKYIEGFADKTKANKITIHHLLTHTSGVEQYWWGQKSNAFYKAKSIDDHLKMVLEAGLKNDSGMEYEYNNSNYILLGAILEKVSGMDYFTFVKKNILDKANMVNSGFFYANHPNIVTRLKRNEEGNQWIKLESGTGRGSSAGGVYSNAFDMLNFSEALRTNRIVSSVSFQKMITIHNKGYDTTENYGYGFIIQTFDNEKTYGHGGTAKGVNFEFRYFPKQEITFIVFSNQDNGAYDDLKRNTIKLISGKR; this is translated from the coding sequence ATGAAAAATGCAATTTATACTTTCCTATCCTTATTTTTAACATTAAACACACTATATAATCAAAATGATTTTTCAATCAAAGCAAATGAAATTGGTGTTTTATTTATTGAAGGGATTAATAACCCATCTAGTGAAAGTAAGAAGGAAATTGTTTCTCAAGTATTTTCAGAAAAATTGATTACAGAGAAAGGTATAGATGCTATGGTAAATCTTTTCAACACACTTCAATCTACATATTCGCCCTTGGATTATCATCATTCAGAAATCAATCAATTTAATAAGCCTTCTGGTATTGTTTATGTAATGCACATTTATGCAAAGAAAAAAGGTGATGTGATGTGGCAAGATTTTCAGTTATATATGGATAATACTCAAACTTATAAAATAAATAGTTTAGCTTTTATTGCAGAAGTTGCTGAACCAATTAATCTGCCTAATGGAACCATAGAGCAAGATGAAACCATAAAATGGCTAAACAATTATATTACAAAATTGCAGTCTGATAATGATTTATCAGGGAGTATTTTAATTGCTAAAGGTAATAAAGTTCTGTTTGAGAGGTATTTTGGATATTCGGATTTGGAGAAAACATTGCCAATTGATAAAAATTCTTTGTTTGGTATTGCTTCTGGTGGCAAAATGTTTACTGCTCTTTGCATTGCCAAGTTGGTAGAAGAAAACAAAATAAATTACAACGATAAAATTACAAAATATATTGAAGGATTTGCCGACAAAACCAAAGCGAATAAAATTACTATTCATCATTTGCTTACGCATACTTCAGGAGTGGAGCAGTATTGGTGGGGACAAAAAAGTAATGCCTTTTATAAGGCTAAATCCATTGACGATCATTTAAAAATGGTTTTGGAAGCAGGATTGAAAAACGATTCAGGAATGGAATATGAATACAACAATTCAAATTATATTTTACTTGGAGCTATATTGGAAAAAGTTTCGGGAATGGATTATTTTACTTTTGTAAAGAAAAATATTTTAGACAAAGCGAATATGGTAAATAGTGGTTTTTTTTATGCCAATCACCCAAACATTGTTACCCGTTTGAAACGAAACGAAGAAGGCAACCAATGGATTAAACTTGAAAGTGGTACTGGAAGAGGTAGTTCTGCAGGTGGAGTTTATTCAAATGCTTTTGATATGCTTAATTTTTCTGAGGCTCTTAGAACCAATCGTATCGTTTCATCTGTATCCTTTCAAAAAATGATTACTATTCATAACAAAGGATATGATACTACAGAAAATTACGGATACGGTTTTATCATTCAAACTTTTGATAATGAAAAAACATATGGACATGGTGGAACAGCAAAAGGAGTTAATTTTGAGTTTAGATATTTTCCTAAGCAAGAAATTACATTCATTGTTTTCAGTAATCAAGATAATGGTGCGTATGACGACTTAAAACGAAATACAATAAAATTGATATCAGGTAAAAGATAG
- a CDS encoding methyltransferase domain-containing protein, giving the protein MKEYLNNDFDFVKYIDVADELSIWSAPFGLKLLDYVEYRTNISVLDIGFGVGFPLTELALRLGNTSTIYGIDPWKETFERVNKKIDYYRIKNVKLIEGIAESIPLDTNSIDLITSNNGINNVTDIDKVLTECSRVMKLGGQFVQTLNTDLSMIEFYNELEKVLDELNMPKEIELMRQHISHKRPSIDRLIERIEDNGFVIKDLERNQFNYKFANGTAMLNHYFIRLAFMDSWIRFLPANMIEQIFGTIELRLNNLSKEFGGIKLSIPFVLINAIKK; this is encoded by the coding sequence ATGAAGGAATATTTAAATAACGATTTTGATTTTGTTAAATATATTGATGTTGCAGATGAATTATCAATCTGGTCGGCTCCATTTGGACTTAAATTACTAGACTACGTAGAATATAGGACAAACATTTCAGTTTTAGATATTGGATTTGGTGTTGGATTTCCATTAACCGAACTCGCATTGAGACTTGGTAATACTTCTACGATTTATGGAATTGACCCATGGAAGGAGACTTTTGAACGTGTAAACAAAAAGATTGATTATTATAGGATAAAGAATGTTAAGTTAATCGAAGGTATTGCTGAATCAATTCCATTGGACACGAATTCAATTGACTTGATTACAAGTAATAACGGAATTAACAATGTTACTGATATAGACAAAGTTCTAACCGAATGCTCAAGGGTAATGAAACTGGGAGGACAATTTGTTCAGACTTTAAATACAGATTTGAGCATGATTGAATTCTATAATGAATTAGAGAAAGTATTGGATGAGTTAAATATGCCAAAAGAGATTGAATTAATGCGCCAGCATATTTCGCATAAGCGTCCATCAATTGATAGATTAATAGAAAGGATTGAGGATAATGGATTTGTGATTAAGGATTTAGAACGTAATCAATTTAATTATAAATTCGCTAATGGGACAGCAATGTTAAATCATTATTTTATCCGATTAGCATTTATGGATTCATGGATAAGATTCTTGCCGGCAAATATGATTGAACAAATATTTGGAACAATTGAATTACGCTTAAATAATCTATCAAAGGAATTTGGAGGAATAAAGCTAAGTATTCCATTTGTATTGATTAATGCTATAAAGAAATAA
- a CDS encoding S9 family peptidase produces the protein MKKYIFLAAIIACIFITYKITGQTKKEIGNLVIENIPDIPNELRDRLNQYQNTRGSSPSGWSPNGDAMLMSTRFGETSQIHIINMPGGARRQLTFFKEPVSGGNFCPNPLYNGFMFTKDIGGNEFRQLHWFDLSNGKYEMISDGGRTQNSNVLWSEDGTKFIYTSTRRNMKDYDLYLGKMDDMKNVKSILEREGNWAPIDWSKEGEKVIVTNYISANKSLIYFLDIETGSLEQINPSAKEDVSYGSCAWTADSKGIYYISDEGGEFMTLKYYDVATKKSTILTKEMNWDVDGFIINKQRNSLVFSVNENGTNKLYSLVMPSNEYKPIGELPQGIIYPIEFHPNGTLFSLLINSPKSPSDIYSYDLLTNKLTQWTYSEIGGLDNSKFVLPTLIEYETFDTVNGKPRKIPAFYYKPSNVNGKIPVVIEIHGGPEGQSIPYFDAFRSFLTNEIGVAVIEPNVRGSAGYGKSYLKLDNGYKREESVQDIGKLLDWISAQPELDASKIAITGGSYGGYMVLASLTHFNDRIRCGVDVVGISNFVTFLQNTEDYRKDLRRVEYGDERDPNMKEFLTKISPANNVDKITKPLLIVQGLNDPRVPASESEQMKIKMQEKGNEVWYLLAKDEGHGFRKKENWTYEQLATILFLQKYLLN, from the coding sequence ATGAAAAAGTACATTTTTTTAGCAGCAATTATTGCTTGTATTTTTATAACATATAAAATTACAGGTCAAACTAAGAAGGAAATCGGTAATCTTGTTATTGAAAATATTCCTGATATTCCCAACGAGCTAAGGGATAGGTTGAACCAATATCAAAATACACGAGGCTCATCACCATCAGGTTGGAGTCCAAATGGAGATGCTATGCTTATGAGCACTCGGTTTGGCGAGACGTCACAAATTCATATAATAAACATGCCTGGTGGGGCACGAAGACAGTTGACATTTTTCAAAGAACCAGTTTCAGGGGGCAATTTTTGCCCGAATCCATTATATAATGGTTTTATGTTTACAAAAGATATTGGCGGTAATGAATTTAGACAACTTCATTGGTTTGATTTATCAAACGGAAAATATGAAATGATATCCGACGGTGGAAGAACTCAAAATTCAAACGTTTTATGGTCTGAAGATGGAACAAAGTTTATTTACACAAGTACGAGACGTAATATGAAAGATTACGATTTGTATCTTGGAAAAATGGATGATATGAAGAATGTCAAATCAATCCTTGAACGGGAGGGTAACTGGGCTCCAATTGACTGGAGTAAAGAAGGGGAAAAAGTTATTGTTACCAATTATATATCTGCCAACAAATCTCTAATTTACTTTCTTGATATAGAAACTGGCTCTTTAGAGCAAATTAATCCTTCAGCAAAAGAAGATGTATCCTATGGAAGTTGTGCGTGGACTGCTGATTCGAAAGGTATTTACTATATTTCCGATGAAGGTGGTGAATTTATGACTTTGAAATATTACGATGTTGCCACTAAAAAGTCAACAATCCTAACAAAAGAAATGAATTGGGATGTAGATGGTTTTATTATAAATAAACAAAGGAATTCGTTGGTATTTTCAGTTAATGAAAATGGTACTAACAAATTGTATAGTTTGGTTATGCCAAGTAATGAGTATAAACCAATCGGCGAATTACCGCAAGGTATAATATATCCTATCGAATTCCATCCTAATGGCACACTATTCAGCCTCTTGATTAATTCGCCAAAATCACCAAGTGATATTTATTCGTATGATTTATTAACCAATAAACTTACTCAGTGGACTTACAGTGAAATTGGAGGACTTGATAATAGTAAATTTGTTTTGCCAACTTTAATAGAGTACGAAACATTTGATACAGTAAATGGTAAACCAAGAAAAATCCCAGCTTTTTATTATAAGCCGTCAAATGTCAACGGAAAAATACCTGTTGTTATTGAAATACATGGTGGACCAGAGGGACAATCTATACCATACTTCGATGCATTCCGAAGTTTTCTGACTAATGAAATAGGGGTTGCTGTAATTGAACCAAATGTGCGTGGATCTGCGGGATATGGTAAATCATATCTTAAATTAGATAATGGTTATAAACGGGAAGAATCTGTGCAAGATATTGGTAAACTTCTGGATTGGATCTCAGCACAACCAGAGCTAGATGCTTCAAAAATTGCCATAACAGGAGGCTCATATGGTGGTTACATGGTACTTGCATCACTAACTCACTTTAACGATCGAATTCGTTGTGGGGTAGATGTTGTAGGAATTAGTAACTTTGTCACTTTTTTACAAAACACCGAAGACTATCGAAAAGACTTAAGAAGGGTAGAATATGGTGATGAGCGTGATCCCAACATGAAGGAATTCTTGACAAAGATTTCACCTGCTAACAATGTTGACAAAATTACTAAACCATTATTAATTGTCCAAGGACTGAATGACCCAAGAGTGCCAGCATCGGAATCGGAACAAATGAAAATTAAAATGCAGGAAAAAGGCAATGAAGTTTGGTACTTATTAGCCAAAGATGAAGGGCATGGATTTAGGAAAAAAGAAAACTGGACATATGAACAATTGGCAACCATTTTATTTTTACAAAAATATTTATTGAATTGA